A DNA window from Deltaproteobacteria bacterium contains the following coding sequences:
- a CDS encoding cobalamin B12-binding domain-containing protein, translating to MTREFSKSSKRRIRILIGKPGLDGHDRGVKVIARALRDAGFEVIYTGLHQTPEMIVSAAIQEDVDAIGLSILSGAHNVLFKRVLELLKEKGAEDITVFGGGIIPESDLAALKKMGVAILFQPGTKTQTVVDWVHKNVKGTSKNPDCHPERSEGST from the coding sequence ATGACCCGGGAATTTTCTAAATCTTCTAAAAGACGCATTCGCATTTTAATCGGCAAACCCGGACTGGATGGACATGACCGCGGAGTGAAGGTCATTGCGCGGGCACTCCGAGACGCGGGCTTTGAGGTCATCTATACAGGCTTGCATCAGACGCCGGAGATGATTGTCTCCGCCGCCATTCAGGAAGATGTTGACGCAATCGGGCTTTCCATTTTATCGGGGGCCCATAATGTTCTTTTCAAACGCGTGCTGGAACTTTTGAAAGAAAAAGGAGCGGAAGATATTACGGTTTTTGGCGGCGGCATCATTCCGGAATCCGATCTTGCGGCGTTGAAGAAAATGGGAGTCGCCATACTATTTCAGCCGGGAACAAAAACCCAAACCGTTGTCGACTGGGTCCACAAAAATGTAAAAGGCACCTCTAAAAACCCCGATTGTCATCCTGAACGAAGTGAAGGATCTACTTGA